A window from Drosophila nasuta strain 15112-1781.00 chromosome 3, ASM2355853v1, whole genome shotgun sequence encodes these proteins:
- the LOC132791775 gene encoding uncharacterized protein LOC132791775 produces MLSILCTDSQHSTFRQRRFKIIIVINMNKFFNSFRYIPQNWCSKNLNLGCSLLMQYSTNVSRFVQSKESFKERLQRIRRAQRKKTSCYLRVRRSEYKCLAYQEIKPDPCIPEPCPLPLDAKAYEPSDKENRNYQKTWCEFKPSPQIMPKVHKIYPVRERRDPKVFRGQLCTACEPEDCELPKSDRAPPPRLFPPRTMPWPCCKLRSPKCRTSRADVRCPRGRMPLCCVKRKTQYLSFSECKKFPLQPPVTACECEMKPSLCEVWNFWRTKR; encoded by the coding sequence ATGTTGAGCATTCTATGTACAGATTctcaacattcaacatttcGGCAAAGGCgcttcaaaattataattgttattaatatgaATAAGTTTTTTAACAGCTTCCGGTATATTCCTCAAAATTGGTGCTCCAAAAACTTGAACCTTGGGTGCAGTTTGTTAATGCAATACAGCACTAATGTCTCGAGGTTTGTTCAATCAAAAGAATCATTCAAGGAGAGGCTACAACGGATTCGTCGTGCCCAGAGAAAAAAGACTTCCTGCTATTTGAGGGTACGACGATCCGAGTACAAATGCCTGGCCTATCAGGAAATAAAGCCCGATCCTTGCATACCGGAGCCGTGTCCATTACCACTTGATGCAAAAGCTTACGAGCCAAGTGATAAGGAGAATCGGAACTATCAAAAAACCTGGTGTGAGTTTAAGCCATCACCGCAAATAATGCCCAAAGTTCATAAGATATATCCGGTGCGCGAGCGACGTGATCCAAAAGTTTTTAGAGGTCAACTTTGCACGGCTTGTGAACCAGAAGATTGTGAACTACCAAAAAGTGATCGCGCCCCACCACCAAGACTTTTTCCGCCCAGAACAATGCCTTGGCCATGTTGTAAGCTCCGTTCGCCCAAGTGTCGAACGAGTCGAGCCGATGTCAGATGTCCTCGAGGACGAATGCCATTATGCTGTGTCAAGCGCAAGACACAGTATCTTAGCTTCTCAGAATGTAAGAAGTTTCCCCTACAGCCCCCCGTGACTGCTTGTGAGTGTGAAATGAAACCCAGCCTCTGTGAGGTCTGGAACTTTTGGAGAACCAAACGTTGA
- the LOC132789846 gene encoding trypsin delta-like, protein MFRILIALFIIGSSLASTVFHSDVPMPDGRIVGGETTNIREYPHQISMRYRGNHRCGGSIYNRNTIVSAAHCVNTLADASNLTIYIGTNNIFFPTGQELAVRKFVIHEKYRKLNNDYDVALLFLDGEIEYNENAQPIELATERPENATPVLVTGWGTTTEEGNLASDLQKVEVNIIDNSACKSAYSIMLTSRMLCAGVTGGGKDACQGDSGGPLIYENKLLGIVSWGTGCARPNKPGVYASVPDLRSWIEENAKQSENFNKIEFM, encoded by the coding sequence ATGTTTCGCATCTTGATAGCGCTTTTCATAATCGGTTCATCACTGGCAAGCACTGTCTTCCACAGCGATGTTCCTATGCCAGACGGACGTATTGTAGGCGGCGAAACAACTAACATTCGCGAGTATCCTCATCAGATTTCCATGCGTTACCGAGGCAATCACAGATGTGGCGGATCAATCTATAACAGAAATACCATTGTGAGCGCAGCTCATTGTGTGAATACTCTAGCTGATGCTTCAAACCTGACGATTTACATTGGCACCAACAATATCTTCTTCCCTACGGGCCAGGAGCTAGCTGTACGGAAATTCGTCATTCATGAGAAGTACAGGAAACTAAATAATGACTACGATGTAGCGCTTCTGTTCCTGGACGGAGAGATTGAGTATAATGAGAATGCTCAGCCAATTGAATTGGCAACGGAACGTCCTGAAAACGCTACTCCTGTCCTTGTAACTGGTTGGGGAACAACTACAGAAGAAGGCAATTTGGCCAGCGACCTTCAAAAGGTGGAAGTAAACATTATCGACAACTCAGCTTGCAAGTCCGCCTATTCCATTATGCTGACCAGTCGTATGTTATGTGCAGGCGTCACTGGCGGTGGCAAGGATGCCTGCCAGGGTGACTCTGGTGGCCCCCTGATCTACGAGAATAAGCTGTTGGGTATTGTGTCATGGGGCACAGGATGTGCTCGTCCAAATAAACCAGGCGTTTATGCATCCGTTCCTGATTTGCGCTCTTGGATCGAGGAGAACGCCAAGCAGAgtgaaaattttaataaaattgaatttatgtaa
- the LOC132791774 gene encoding adenosine deaminase 2: MCLKMDEYNRGVEDPNQFVPGYHIFKRLNDIEKSPLFQLLRKMPKGGALKTHDFSMCSTNFLIDLTYRKHLWACTVNDGCKIVQFLFSKDKPKKMLHEGGKWETMDEIRDRRGEENVRKKLKMLFSMYPLSKIQSNDKAWDHMMGIFALIDGILNYYPIWGEYYYNALKEFNEDGVQYVEVRSLLKRLYCLGGERLPAKETLQVYNDELKNFKADNPDFIDSKIIYSPLRHTTPDKIKGHVKACTKLNKEFPNLLIGFDLVGQETMKYPLKMFVNELLKMPPHIEFYFHAGQTNLYGSPLDENLIDAVLLGTRRIGHAYAITKHPLVMQLAKRFGIAIEVCPICNQVLQLGADYRNHPAATLIANDIPFVLSSGNPSFWRTKPLSHDFYMAFLGIAPRNADLKFLKRTAKNSIRHSALSDEEKANAMQKWKTKWEKWIDWTIENTEKILEKPNE, translated from the exons ATGTGCCTCAAGATGGACGAATACAACCGAGGAGTCGAGGATCCCAATCAGTTCGTGCCAGGCTATCATATTTTTAAGAGACTAAACGACATTGAGAAGTCGCCGCTGTTCCAGCTGCTTCGGAAAATGCCGAAAGGCGGTGCCCTAAAGACACATGACTTTTCGATGTGCAGCACCAATTTTCTTATCGATTTGACCTATCGGAAACATCTCTGGGCGTGCACTGTGAATGATGGATGTAAGATAGTTCAGTTTCTCTTCTCCAAGGATAAGCCCAAGAAAATGCTACACGAGGGCGGCAAATGGGAGACTATGGACGAGATTCGAGATCGTCGAGGTGAGGAGAATGTGCGCAAGAAGCTGAAAATGCTCTTCAGCATGTATCCATTATCAAAAATACAATCGAATGACAAGGCTTGGGACCACATGATGGGTATATTCGCATTGATCGACGGAATACTCAATTACTATCCGATTTGGGGTGAATACTATTATAATGCTCTCAAGGAGTTCAACGAGGATGGAGTGCAGTATGTTGAAGTTCGTTCACTGCTGAAACGTCTTTACTGTCTGGGAGGTGAAAGACTGCCAGCTAAGGAAACCCTCCAGGTGTATAATGATGAGCTCAAGAACTTCAAGGCCGATAATCCAGACTTCATAGATTCGAAAATCATTTATTCGCCACTTCGGCACACAACACCCGACAAAATTAAGGGTCATGTAAAGGCATGCACCAAATTGAAT AAAGAGTTCCCGAACTTATTAATCGGTTTCGATCTGGTCGGCCAGGAGACAATGAAATATCCTCTGAAAATGTTCGTTAATGAGTTGCTGAAAATGCCACCGCACATTGAATTCTATTTCCATGCCGGTCAAACCAATTTGTATGGCTCTCCGCTGGACGAGAATCTGATAGACGCAGTTCTTCTTGGTACTCGACGCATTGGGCACGCCTATGCAATAACGAAGCATCCGCTTGTGATGCAATTGGCCAAGCGttttggcattgccattgagGTTTGTCCCATTTGCAATCAGGTGCTGCAGCTGGGGGCTGATTATCGAAATCATCCAGCTGCCACGCTGATTGCCAATGACATTCCATTTGTGCTGTCCTCGGGTAATCCTTCTTTTTGGCGCACAAAACCTTTATCTCACGACTTCTACATGGCTTTCCTAGGCATTGCG CCCAGAAATGCTGATTTAAAGTTTCTAAAGCGCACTGCCAAAAACTCAATTAGGCACAGCGCGTTATCTGATGAAGAGAAGGCAAACGCGATGCAAAAGTGGAAAACTAAGTGGGAAAAGTGGATCGACTGGACTATAGAAAACACAGAGAAGATTCTTGAAAAGCCAAATGAATAA
- the LOC132792913 gene encoding uncharacterized protein LOC132792913, translating to MATRVTKPMKCPKLLLQAIQLQRKSTNGKRSPFVRYTSDSGKCRKANTEEKKKCRMPLVIPPAYFKKPDPCKTDEELTTERSLGVYMRCNPPYKPECMGPCFNEPRLDSTLYKPSKTLDKEYKKYWVDCVMEKVPKRVCNISAPEIVRRPRRKTICNAPAPSKGWSTMHPLQCRPLKPGPPISESRCIQNPLCECPKARKVSKCKINQKKDASAKRQLTRYPSFSECQNVELNKEPVTECHKKISICEVWRIFKARHSQGV from the coding sequence atggcAACGCGGGTGACAAAGCCTATGAAGTGCCCCAAATTACTATTGCAAGCGATTCAGTTGCAGAGGAAGTCAACGAATGGTAAACGTTCGCCTTTTGTGCGTTACACAAGTGACTCGGGGAAATGCCGAAAAGCCAATACAGAggagaaaaagaaatgcagAATGCCATTGGTCATTCCACcggcatattttaagaaaccCGATCCATGCAAGACTGATGAAGAGCTAACAACGGAGCGCTCTTTAGGTGTTTATATGCGCTGTAATCCGCCCTATAAACCAGAATGCATGGGACCGTGTTTCAATGAACCTCGCCTGGATTCCACTCTCTACAAGCCTAGCAAGACTCTTGATAAGGAATACAAGAAATACTGGGTGGACTGCGTCATGGAAAAGGTTCCCAAGCGTGTGTGTAATATATCTGCGCCTGAAATAGTTCGACGTCCTAGACGAAAGACAATCTGCAATGCGCCTGCTCCTTCAAAAGGATGGAGCACAATGCACCCATTGCAATGCCGACCCTTGAAACCAGGACCGCCCATATCGGAGAGTCGCTGCATTCAAAATCCGCTCTGCGAGTGCCCCAAGGCAAGGAAGGTGTCAAAGTGCAAGATTAATCAAAAGAAAGATGCCAGCGCTAAGCGTCAGTTAACGCGTTATCCCAGTTTCTCTGAATGCCAAAACGTTGAACTAAACAAGGAACCAGTAACTGAGTGTCATAAGAAAATTAGTATTTGTGAAGTCTGGCGTATCTTCAAAGCGAGACATAGCCAAGGAGTCTGA
- the LOC132790308 gene encoding trypsin delta-like, giving the protein MFRILIALFIIGSSLASTVFHSDVPMPDGRIVGGETTNIREYPHQISMRYRGNHRCGGSIYNRNTIVSAAHCVNTLADASNLTIYIGTNNIFFPTGQELAVRKFVIHENYRKLNNDYDVALLFLDGEIEYNENAQPIELATERPENATPVLVTGWGTTTEEGNLASDLQKVEVNIIDNSACKSAYSIMLTSRMLCAGVTGGGKDACQGDSGGPLIYENKLLGIVSWGTGCARPNKPGVYASVPELRSWIEENAKQSENLDKIEFM; this is encoded by the coding sequence ATGTTTCGCATCTTGATAGCGCTTTTCATAATCGGTTCATCGCTGGCAAGCACCGTCTTCCACAGCGATGTTCCTATGCCAGACGGACGTATTGTAGGCGGCGAAACAACTAACATTCGCGAGTATCCTCATCAGATTTCCATGCGTTACCGAGGCAATCACAGATGTGGCGGATCAATTTATAACAGAAATACCATTGTGAGCGCAGCTCATTGTGTGAATACTCTAGCTGATGCTTCAAACCTGACGATCTACATTGGCACCAACAATATCTTCTTCCCTACGGGCCAGGAGCTAGCTGTACGGAAATTCGTCATTCATGAAAATTACAGGAAACTAAATAATGACTACGATGTAGCGCTTCTGTTCCTGGACGGAGAGATTGAGTATAATGAGAATGCTCAGCCAATTGAATTGGCAACGGAACGTCCTGAAAACGCTACTCCTGTCCTTGTAACTGGTTGGGGAACAACTACAGAAGAAGGCAATTTGGCCAGCGACCTTCAAAAGGTGGAAGTAAACATTATCGACAACTCAGCTTGCAAGTCCGCCTATTCCATTATGCTGACCAGTCGTATGTTATGTGCAGGCGTCACTGGCGGTGGCAAGGATGCCTGCCAGGGTGACTCTGGTGGCCCCCTGATCTACGAGAATAAGCTGTTGGGTATTGTGTCATGGGGCACAGGATGTGCTCGTCCAAATAAACCAGGCGTTTATGCATCCGTTCCTGAGTTGCGCTCTTGGATCGAGGAGAACGCCAAACAGAGtgaaaatttggataaaattgaatttatgtaa